cggagttacttagggccttgccaacTTGCCTCTGCACCCAACCACCCCATTTATTCCACAATTCCCTATTATACCTCCCATTTATCCCATGAATATCTTTGTGACCCCTCCCCTTTATTCCATGTCATCTCCTTCGTTGCATATTGCCCCTTCCCTTTATCCTGCCACCCCTTTAAATTTAGGACCCTCCACTTTTATCCTGTCATCCCTCCGTTGTTCCTCATCATTCCAGCCCTTTATCCCATCCCACcccatttttatttcacctttccCCTTTATATCATCatccccttttccctctttcctccttcagCTGTATAGTCACAGCTTCCCTAttcacccaccccccaaaattaaaaggaaaaagaccaCGGTAAGGCAGGAATATATGCTGTCACAACACAAATGTTTATTAATGATTAAATGCCAGAGAAGTTTTAACAATCACAAATCTTCGAGCTCTGCGGTTGTTATCCATTGTATGATCAGTTTCTATCCCTCAATACAATACATTCTTCACTCTATGGACCTCAGCAGTTGTTACCCATTAGTATCAGCTGTAATTTGGATGTCATACATAACCCATATCTGTGTGTTACCAGAGCATGTCCCGCAAATTTGTACCGTCCTGCATAGAGGAACTACAGAGACGATAGATAAGAACATTTGTAATCAGGTGACTTGAACTACTTGGAACTATGTGTCCGAACCTAAACTAGCCCGTTTTGCTGACAACATGGTGTGAACACCAGCTGTCTTTAAAACAGATCCAGGTACTAAAGTCTAATTTTTCCTCTAACTTTTGACCCCAGAAAAGCTAGTCAGGCTTACACTTGAGGTTTCCCTGTTGGTGTGACCTGAGCAAAACTGCACAGAATTTAGGAGTGGCTTTTTTGACGAGCCATCGGTCTCAATAATTTGGGGGGAGTATGGGGATCCTGAGGCGGCAGAGTTGCTGCGGGGACACGGCTATGAGTTGGTGTGACATGATTTAGCATTAATTGTCAGCTGTCAGTAGGCTGACCTAACGTTCTAGCATGCCTCTTGAGGGCCTTTCCAATAGAGCTCTCGGGAGGAGGGGCGGAAAGTAAGGAAAAACATGCAATCCCCTGCAGGGGAGGGAAAGCACCTCGAGATTTGTGAGCTTCTCTGGGACAGGTGTTTACCACAAATGTAACATCAATTAAAGGAGGGCTGCAGTGTGAGAAAGCCAAGACCAAGGGTAAAAGAGAAAGGCAAGGTAGCACCAGGGAGCCTGGGCATGACACAGAAACATCTCTGCTTTTACCAGCTGAGGAGACCAAGCATCCCCAGTGAAGGGGCTGGCAGTGTATTGGGAATTCCTATCCTGACCCGAGCATCAGGTGGAACTCCTCTCAGATCTATCTTCAAGATTCTCCTTCATGTTTCCTGTGACATCCCAGGTCTACCCCCACCCTTTTCCCTTGTCCGGCAccttaaaggaggaaaaacacTTAAGGAAAGAAGTAGCCGATGCCAGATTTGGCCTCCTTCTCACGGGGCACACGGAGCAATGGGCGGTCTTGCTCCGGAATGGGAGGGTTACCCGCTCCTTCCTCATCGTCATGGGAACGGGCAGTGCCGGGAGGCACGGCTGGCTCCTCAGAGGAACCTGGAAAATAGTAACAATGTTACTCCTAGACATCAGATAGCACCCAAGGCCCGCGGATCTAATTTTGGGTTTTAAATACAGTATGAGAAAAGACAGGGCAGGAATGATTATCCCCATTTCAGGAGTCAGTAAACTGAAGCTAACAGCACACAAGTTTCTAAAGCTCTCACCACTGTGGAAACTGGAAAGATAGGTTAGGGAACAGAATAGAGACCAAGCTCAGAGCAAATTAATGACACCACCAGGTACAGGGGGAAGACGGTGACCTAATAAccaccaccacataaaaagaagGTTCACTAATTTTACCAAGCAAATGAGTATCAAAGCTGGAACCGGAAACTTAAAGCACTGCATAAAGGGCACAAAATAGATGTTACTCTTAAATGACTCAGGGCTAGGCTGAGACTCATTCTTAAGGACAGTGGTATCTACAGCAGATTCAACACCTGAGTCTTCTTTACCAATCAGAATTGCCTTTGGATTCTGAACTTCTTTAGGGTCGACATCTTTAGGCATTGGGACTTCATCCACATTCATGACTTCTTCCAGATTGACAGCCACGGATGGCAGAGGGTCTGGAATTGTACTGGAAATGGAGACATCTTCAGTCTCTGGAGTCACAGTGTCAATTTCACCATCTTCAAAAGCCTGGTCTTCCTGACAATCTGGGGTTTCATTTTGAATCTGGGCATTCTCAGGTTCTGGAACCACACTGAGAACTGGAAGGTAACCTTCAAGAGTGGGGTTTTCTTCAGAGTATTTGTTTCCATCGATGTCAGAGTCTTCTTTGTGCCCTGAACATTCCTCCACATCTGAGGATTCTTCCAGATCTTGAATTTCGCCAAAATCGATGGTATTTTCAAGGGCTGTGATCACAGGGATAGCCTGGACCTCTTCAGGGGTGGGGTCTTCAGATTCCGCAGCTTCTTCATACCTTGAGATTTCTTCATCATTTGGGAGGCCAGCAAAAGCTGGGACCTCTTCAACATCAAATTCTTCAGGGTTTGAAATCCCATTGACCTCTGGGAATTTTTCAACACATGGGGCTTCATCAATAGCTGGCATTTCTTCAAGACTAGGGTCATCATAATCTGTGGTTTCATCCTTATCTGAGACATCTGCATTGTCTGGGGCTTCCTCATTACCTGGAATTTCACCAGCTTCTGGGATTTCTTCATTGTTCTGGATTACGTTAAGATGGGAAACTTCTGCCAGGCCAAGATTGTGGTGGTTTTCAAAATTTGGTCCTTGTTCGAGATTGGGATTCAGATTTCCTAGAGGGTTCAAGATTACTTGCACATGTGAGGGTCCTTCGGGTTCTGGAACTGGATCAAAGTTAGGTATTTCTTCTAAGTCTGGGATCTCAATGAGTTCTGGAATTTCTTCACCTGGTCCTAGAATATCCGCAAGAGAAGGAAGATTACCAAAATTCAAGGGGTCGTCGtcatcattatcaccaccatcatcatcgtTGTCGtcgtcaccatcatcatcatcatcaccatcataatCTTCTTCATCAAGCTCTGGTATGTCGTCAAGGTAACCTTCAATTTCAAGGTCATTTGGGAGCATAAAACCTTGATTGTTCCCAAAGACTACTTGATTGAAATATTCAATTGCTAGCTGTTCATTGACTGACAAATCTTCCTCAGAGTACTCATCTTCAGGAAGGGCATGGTCCTCAGCAGGGGCCTGACCCTGAGCAAGGGTTTGACCCTGAGGAAGGCCCTGATCCTGAGGAAAGCCCTGACCCCCTGCAGGGAACTGACCTTCAGGAAGGGCCTGACCTCTTGAAGGGAACTGACCTTCATCAAAGGGCTTGCTTTGACCAAGGACAGCAGCACGGGCTTCAGCAGAGGTTTCCACTGGATCAGAAAGTAAAGCATCTTCTTCCATCTTGATGCGTGCACTCCTGAATGGAAAGGAATGTTGAACAAGTTATTTTGTACTTGCACTAACTAACATAAAGATCATGTGGAGTTGGAAGCCCCCATAGAATAATGTCCTTTAggctaaattgaaaaaaaaacaactcactgAATCCTTCTCAGATTCCTGCGACGGATAAAATCAAGAGCTTCAGGACTGGACTTCCACACACGCTTGGCAACCTGTCTCTGAATATGAGGCGGCACCTgagagtaaaattaaaattagcaaTATTAGTCTTTATTGCTCAGCACCTTTTCATTTATGTCTCCATCAGGTACCAGGATTGAAAGACAACCTCCAAATTGCTGACCATCTAATTTGGAAAGAAATTCTAGACTGGGAACTTTATCTGCCTGCTTTGGTAACCACATACAATTCTCCCTTGCTTGGTGAATAAAAGAGGACTGTGTGAAATAAGAATATCCAAAATTTGCATCTACCTGAAAAAGAACATCCCAGTTATCAATCATGGCACGGACCACATTGACAGAAGCAACATAGTGGTCAATTCCCAGTTTTGTCTTGCGGGACTCCCTCTTGCCAAATTTTCCCTTCTTCAGGAGAGCAGATCCAAACACGAGAGCCAAATTGGTGGAGGTCATGCGGTTGCCAGGAACCTAGGTACAGGAATGCAGAAAGTGACTGACCTTGAGATAGTATTAGAAGTTGTACAAATGGATATAcacctctttttatttgtttcactttctttttaccACTATATTTTCTCATACACTTGCGCACATGTTCCCTACTACAGTTCTCACCACCCTTTCCCCGATCTTTTTACCAGCTGTCCATCAAGTCCAATGGAGTCCTCGCAATGCTCAGTAATTTTATGCAATGCCTTCAGCAAGCGCTCCAAAGTATCACTGTGGCAAGGTGGCATCAGATAAACAAGCAACTGCAGGGCAGAAAGCTGATCCTGGGGCTTCAGagctgaaaaaaaggaaaagagggaccAGCTTAGGGGGCTGGCCTTGGCAGCAACCCAATACCAAGGGAGATGAGCTACTCCAAATTGCTGATGGCTATGCAGAAACTACCTAAATAACTTGCCTTTACTTGTGTACAAAGATTTGAGTTCAGGAACCCTAAGAGTAATAAGTGTTCCCACCATGAAAACCAGACCTCTACAGAATCTGGGTGGTTCTTTGCCCTGAGAGGGCACACACGGTTTTAAGAAACTAGAGAAATTCCCAAGTAACATATTTATAAAGAGACAAAGTAACTTGGAGACGGTttgggaagatttttatttttaattgacaaataatatgcatattatatCCTAGAGAGGTGTTTTTCATCTTCTGATATTCTTTTTGACTTAGGTCCTTGGGGGTCACTAGACCTCTTGACATTTCCTTCCCTTGCCCCAACAAGGGAGGGCAGAAGACTTACTTGCAGTCAGAAGAAAGGACATGTACAGATCATCTGGCAGCAGAGAGTCCTTCATGTCACGGAAAAACTCCTTGAGGAGTGCAGCAATATCATGCACATTCTGATTGTCATCCAGCACTACATCCAGACCTTGATCAAATGCTTCACGGAGCTACAAGGGAGAAGAGACATGGTTTGTCCTGCTCACTACAGGCTCCCTCTTGGTCATTCCTTCAGGAAGTCTCAGGCTTCAGGGGAGGCAGCTAGCATAATATTGTATGTTGGGGACTAGAAAGAAGACCTTATTTCCACAGTCATGAAACTACCATCATGTCTCTAGGCGAGCCCCCACTTCCATCTGCTTTTACTTGACCAAGAACCAAACGTGTAAACATAGTCAATTTACCTTACGCACTCTCTGCGCCGAATACTCAATGGTGAAAATCCCCACTGCCTTTAAgcctgaaagaaagaaagcagatgatCCAAAAAAATCTGACCCCTTTCCCCAGGGTgtttcccctctccttccttaaGAGCTGCATCCTAACCTCTACAAGTGCCAGGGCAATTTTATCAAGCCCTTGATCCCATGATctcttttctctgtatttctatAACATCCTCTTTCTCTTTAATTGCCTCCTTTCATAATTTAACCATTTGCAGCTCCCTTACCATGTTCCTCAATGAATTTGCAGCAAGCCTCAACAACCTGGGGGATTTGTTTGGCAATTGGATTGAGACTCATCTTCCTTTTGGATCCAAGAAGTCGCTGGCCAATAGGAAATGAAACCCTTGAAAGTTGCAGGGTCTGCAGCAGCAGAGCCCCGTCCTCCAGCTCAGCCAGACTATCCACAGACACTGCACCCTGTGGAGAAATCCAGACAATATTAAAATGGGGGAGAACAAGGTCTAGATTTAGACACGAGTACTGCATGTGACATTCAAAACAGGAGAGGTTCTATGTAGCAAGCCAAGTACACCCTTTCAGAATGTTTCCTTTACCTGtccacccgccccccccccatgaGGATAGAAGCCTTGACCTTCTTGTCCCACATCACTGCACACCTCAGGAATGGCCCCTGTCCGAAACCTGGTAGTTTAACTCACTCTACGCCCACGGCGAGTGAACTCCCGGGGCAGGGTGGGCTCATTCCGCCTGCGACTGAAAAAGCGCCTGATGCGGCCAAACATCCTTTGCACCACGTTTCCCCGACGACGACGGCCCGCAGCCTGACCGGTGGTGGCTTCTTCTATCTGCATCCTGGCTGTCAGTTCTTGATGCTTGCGGCGGGTGAGCTCGTTCACCAGTACCTCTTCCAGGCGAATGCCAAATGTCTTGAGAGAGACGTCTGGggagtcagagagagaaagaatgagaaaccTCAAAGCCCCGCAGCACTTATATCGGGAGGAACTGCAGGGACAGCCACCCTCCCCCAAGAACCTCCAGCAGACAACCCCACCCCTTCCACACTGCAGTGCCCCTCCCTGGGGAGCTAGCCAAAAAGACCCAGCAGTATTTACACAAAAGTATTCAACACTCAACTCAGCCCCACTCAACTACCCTGAAGGGGCTTAAGATCCTGCCAGGGGGTGACCACCTAGAAACAAGAAGGGCGATCTCAGGCTGAGCAGTCTGGGGCTCATCCACCCGAAGGCCTAATTAGGCTGGTCTGGGAGGACCGCCCCTTGCGCCTCAGCTTTGAGCCATTTCCCAATGTCACCCTCTGAGGGGTttctgggagggagggggagtgaCTTGGGCGGCAGTGGGCCCCGCCCAGTCTCCAGCAGCCAGGGGCACACTATGGGGGGAGGGGTGCAGCACCCTATTTCTCTCAAAGAAATTACAGAAGCCCCTCACCCCTCTCTTGTCCTCTCAGAATCAAAAACCACTTCTCCAAGGTGTTGGGACGGTCAGTGGGTAGAGctacaagaagagaaaaagaaaagaaacgcaCACTTAAATACAAATAGGGCTCAGATAAGTGACTCAAGCATGGCCATACATTAATCCgcagcagggaggagggaaagggggagggggagctcATTCCAGCCCGcgaaaaatgttttgatttctcccagcctcagtttccctgccaGACAACAGGACCAATCTTATCTGACACACACGAAAACTCCGAAGATTTAATCAAACCAGATAACCTAAGGCGCATCTTGCTACGCAACAGCGGTCTCTCAACACAacacttaaatataaaattcagggGCGCTCAGGCGCCTGAATCATGCAACAGGCGAGGGGAGGGGCTCCACCCGCAGCGCCTCTGAGAGTGAGGGTCGCCAAGTTACTGCGACGCACTCTAGCACCCAGGTTGCCGTCGGCTCCTAGCGCGGTGCCAGGAGAAGCGGCGACACCTGGCTGTCCCTAGCTCCAAATCCCACAGCTGCGGCTACCCGCGAGGTCTCCTAGCCCTCCGCTTCACCCAGTTCGGACTGCGCCCTCAGCGCGCACCTAGAGACCCCCGCCGCCCCCTGCACTTTCCAATGCTGCTAAAGCGCCCCTCCGCAGCGCAACCGCGCAACCTCCCCTACTCGGTGGCCAAATTTGCGCCGGTACCCCAGAGAATCCCCCCACCCCTGAGCAAGCTCGAACCCTGTCCTGTGCAGCGTCCCGATTGTAGCCAGCTGAGGTGGGAAGCGCTCACATAGCAGCTTCTGCTGCCACCTCCCCCCGAACCGCCCTCCCACTCTTTCGCCTGGTTTGGTGCgtgtctctcactgtctctcaaaCGCGGTGTCTCTGTCCCAGTCCTCTCTCCGAGTATCCTTCTGCACCTCAGTCGCCCTGCCCAATTCTGGAAACACACCTGGCGCGTGCGTCTCTTCACCTGAGCTCACTTCTACTCAGTCTCTGACATTCGTTTTTACCACCcttcaacccccccccccacttccacCCAACTCAACTAATCTTTACCTCTTTTGCAATTCAATAGACAGCCTGAAACAACTCCCACTTCCTCAGGCGCCAGGGAATTAGAAGAGGCGCTACCCTTTCCTACTCTGCAGACCTCAAATCTGTCCCTTTGGCCCCGGGGGTCCACTCGCCCAAAGGCGAGGATGCCACACTCCGGGGTACAGCTCACCTCGGTCAGGTCGGAATTCAGAGAGGAAATGCCTGGCCACGAGTTCGTGGTAAGCAGTCTCTTGCAGCTTCAGACGCTCCAGCTCAGAGAGGCTGTGTATTGACACCATCTTCATCCTTCTGTCGGGAATGTGTCCTGGGGCTCCTCCCAGGACGCTCACTAAAAAAATGAAGGCGGACAACAAGAGCAAAGTGGGCATGATTCTGGGGCAGCGTGTCCTTGCTGCCTTCAGAAAAGGAATGCAGCCACCCATTCTGGAATCGAATGATTATCAAGGCTGCATCATCCAATTGTCACTGGACCTGGTGGAGGGAACTATGGGGGGGGGTAAATGGGGAGGGAAAACTGGGAGGCGGCTTCACCCACAAGCAGGGCTGCCTCTggttgcttatttaaaaaaaaaaaaaaacaacttaaaaaaaaaaaaaacagctctgaACAGAtagtccagaaaagaaaaaacctaattagaaaaaaaagggaaagaaaccacCTCACAATTTTCTTTAGAAAGCAGTTTTGAGACAAAAATTAGTATTTTCTATTAATTAGAACATTGATggtctagttttaattttttcatgataTACTCAGTGCTGTCTGGATTGGGCAAAAAGAAGGCTTTCATTTAAGCTGGGAGCAATGTAAATTCtgtaaatttatacaaaaattattCCAGAAAACAAACTGGACACATGGGTCTGGAACCAAAAATTGTCCCCAGTCTCTTTGACCAATAATTCCCCTTCTAGGAATCTATTCTAATGATATCTTCCTACAGACAGGAAAATCCATATGTATATGAGCCATAATAGTAAGAACTTAAGAGAAAAAGCTACCCCAGCAATGAGATTAGTTATACAAATTACATAATGACTATAGTATAAAAATTATGCAATCATAAAATGTTTACAAAGAGcctttcaacaaataaaaaatacagaattgcAATTATGATTACAACTATGTGaaggaaaaaatgcataaaaattaaagacaaaaatgtacCCAAATAATAAGCTTCATATTAAGTGGTAATAATTTGTTTGACTTTGTCTTTTCTCTATTTACTGAAATTTGGGCAacttgattatattatttttcatgggaaaaaaatcaacatctacCAACACAAACATTTCCAGACCATTTCCAGTCAGACTTCCTATACAACATTGGTGATCAGAGTGAAGTTCATTTTAGTATAATGGGAAACCTGTTTTATATGGCCTTTCTCCAAGGTCCCCACTACCATATTGCTCCCAGGTTGCATAGCATTCCCCAGTGGAGATTTCCCTGTACCCCACAGCATCCTTTCCTGCATATTCTCTGTTacccatttattctttcattcactcactaagaaaagaaatctattaaTTGCCCACTTTGAGCCAGACACTACAGATTGAAAGGTTGAGCAAGATAATACTACTCTTCTCATAAAAGATTTAACAATGCAGTGAAGGAGATACACAGGTTAGCAACAATTTACATAAACCTTGTGATAAGTCAGTCAGCCAAGATGTAAACAAAGTACTgtgagaggagaaaggagaaaacatcCAACTTTGCCTGGATACAGCAAGGGGGAGAGTGTCCAGAGAGAACAGCTTGTACAAAGGCAAAGAGATGGGAGAGGGGTTTTCATCTCAAAGCAATATGAAGGCATTGGAAGGAGATAAATCTTGATGGGCAGGGATGAGATCGTGACTAGCCCTGTAAGCCATGTTCAGCAGTTGGACTTTCTCCTGAAGCCAACAGGGAACTACCATAGGGTGCCAGTCTGAGTTGtaccatggaaaaaaaaatcagagagccATGAAATAACCTGGTCTGGGTTGAAAGCCTGAAGCAGGTAGATCAGCAAAAAGACAAGGATTGCTGATACAAGTCAGTGTCACTGAGTAGAAGTGCCAGACTTGGGgaaaaatataatggaaagaaTTTAAGATATCTCCCAAGTTTATGATTTGGGTGCATGTGTAGATGCcgattcttaaaagaaaaaataatgtgatatAGGGAATTAAaccttttaacaaaaaaaaaaaaagaaaaagaaaaagaaaaaaaatactcaacataCCACTTTTCCAAGCTTTCCTTTCCCCTGgagttttatgatatttttcatgtaaaatttgGAGAGGGGCTTAAATTTCAAAGATCAGGTAATATGGCTTTGACAGATATGAGGTAGGTAAGAGATATCATACAAtaaccatcttaaaaaaaaaccctcttgtTTCCCCCCAAAAGACATTCCAGcttgaattttatttccaaaattctcTTTGCCTTCTTTAATGGCCGAAATCAAAGATATCAGACAAGCCTGCCAGATAACTGAGGTGCAATATGAGAAAGGATGGGGAATCTTCCTATGGCTTTGGAACTAAGCTAAAAAGAAAACCCCTAGCATTAATTTTAAAGCCCCTTCAACTGCAAAGCACCATCCCCTGGACCCAAAGTGAACACCCAAGGCCAACCACCAGACTGAAACCACAAAGTGACCATTTTAACCAAAGGCACATACAGCTAACCAGTCCCAGACTAAACCTCTAAAAATCTCCAATTCACAATAACAAGTCCAGAGCCGTTTAGTCGAGGGTCTCATGCTGACACATAATGTAGCTccgcttaattttttttataacatcATCCCCCTCTCCCCTTACCCCCAATCCAGTCATTTCTGTACCTGTCTTGGAGTTTCTTCTTGTGGAGGCTTACCAGATCTGATCACCCAAAGAGCAGAGCTGGTTCTTGCCTTAAAAACCAGGATGTAAATtaatccctcccctccccagaaaATAAGGTAAGAACAAACAGTGAAATCTCAAATCAACACCAGcccaaaaaggagagagagaaagccttTGAGAGATGAGTCAGCCTAGATGCTTACAATTCCGAAGGAAATCAAAGGCCTTAGAATAAACCGTTTGTCATTGCCTCCCTGCTTGAACATATAGGGCTAAACTTAAGAACAGTAATATGCTGCAGTTTTGCCAGCAAAATTGACACTGTCTTGCTTACCTTCAACCCTCTCAAGCACCAGTAGTATAAAAGACAGAAACAGAGCTAGGAGAATGCCCAAACAAGAAGCAGAtaggtgggctggggagggggtaAGAAAGCAGGCTTCAGCACTGTGGACAGACACAAAACAGTTTCttgaaaatgtaatattttacatGTCCTCAGGCCTGAAATTCCAAACTGGACATAAAGGAAGGCTCCCCCTAAGAACCAAAGTGCTAAGAGACCTCTCTTGCTTCAAAGTGTCTTCTCCTTCCCCCCTTTAGTGAACCATGGCACTAGCCTGAAGTGACCATGAGATCAAAAAGATGTTCAAGGAGGAATATGAAAGCAAATCAGCTCAGTTTCAATCTAGAATTCAAGACATCTGCAAAAATCATTTTAGACAAATATCTGCACTGGGTATTGGAGATAGAGCCAAAAAGaacagagttcaaagccaagcttTATCATTGCTTGCTGTGTGACTGTAGGAAAGTCAGTTGAATTCTCTGGGCCTCTTTGGCCTAGTCCATAAAATAAGGAAATGGCATAAAACCCATCTCTGTGGATGTGTGAGTTGAATGTATGAATAATGTGATATGTAGCATTAGTTTTTAATAAACATGTTGACTTTGAAGGTTCTTTGCAGAGGACCTGAGTTTACCAGAACACATCAGGCTTTAAAAGGAATTATTAATATGATTAGAATTTTTAATCAATGCATTGAAGCCTACTCTgttcaatattttctaaatttgaattACTTATTAACATAGGTAAAGCTAGCTGGGGAGACTATTGGGAATAGATCTTCACTCTTCAATTGCATCagggtcaaatattttttcagatcttataaaatttagaaaaactgggctggggatatagtttagtggtagacaGTTTGCCTAGTAGCCATGAGGccagccctgggttcactccccagcacaggaaaaaagaaaactagatagTTTGATATTTCAATTATTATTCAGATTAAGCCTATATGtcccagaatttatttttctttcaagctATCTAGTTTTACATTGTCAACAACAAAAGACAGTTTCATTTATATCAGTAAAAGAGCAAAGAAATTGGCTGACAGCAAGCTAGAGAATTCGAACAGAGCAGCAAGGCACCCAAATCAAGTCTCCAGCAATACAAAAAAGGGGAAACACCCTTGGGTGGCATCAAGCCTGTTTCTCACGTCCTCCCAAAATGCACAGCACAGATGGAGAAACAAATTAACATTAGAAAGGTCACCCGCTTCGACATTGTGAGGACGGAAGGAAATGCTCTCAGCTAGGCATAAATCCACAGTCTTCACCATGTGGAAGACTCCTTCACTGCCCCCATCCAATGGTTAGGACTGGTACGTGCTCACCAACTAGGAAACACCTGGGAGAAAAAAGCAGGGTCTGCACTGACGCTGTGGTTTGAATTCCTATCAATTAGGCACTTTATGGCTTCGTCAGGATTTTGCTTCTGGCCACTGAAAGACCTTTGGAGTTTGAGAAATTGAT
This window of the Urocitellus parryii isolate mUroPar1 chromosome X, mUroPar1.hap1, whole genome shotgun sequence genome carries:
- the Arhgap36 gene encoding rho GTPase-activating protein 36 isoform X4 produces the protein MGGCIPFLKAARTRCPRIMPTLLLLSAFIFLVSVLGGAPGHIPDRRMKMVSIHSLSELERLKLQETAYHELVARHFLSEFRPDRALPTDRPNTLEKWFLILRGQERDVSLKTFGIRLEEVLVNELTRRKHQELTARMQIEEATTGQAAGRRRRGNVVQRMFGRIRRFFSRRRNEPTLPREFTRRGRRGAVSVDSLAELEDGALLLQTLQLSRVSFPIGQRLLGSKRKMSLNPIAKQIPQVVEACCKFIEEHGLKAVGIFTIEYSAQRVRKLREAFDQGLDVVLDDNQNVHDIAALLKEFFRDMKDSLLPDDLYMSFLLTATLKPQDQLSALQLLVYLMPPCHSDTLERLLKALHKITEHCEDSIGLDGQLVPGNRMTSTNLALVFGSALLKKGKFGKRESRKTKLGIDHYVASVNVVRAMIDNWDVLFQVPPHIQRQVAKRVWKSSPEALDFIRRRNLRRIQSARIKMEEDALLSDPVETSAEARAAVLGQSKPFDEGSSEEPAVPPGTARSHDDEEGAGNPPIPEQDRPLLRVPREKEAKSGIGYFFP
- the Arhgap36 gene encoding rho GTPase-activating protein 36 isoform X3 — encoded protein: MAWILDCLFASAFEPRPRLSVLGGAPGHIPDRRMKMVSIHSLSELERLKLQETAYHELVARHFLSEFRPDRALPTDRPNTLEKWFLILRGQERDVSLKTFGIRLEEVLVNELTRRKHQELTARMQIEEATTGQAAGRRRRGNVVQRMFGRIRRFFSRRRNEPTLPREFTRRGRRGAVSVDSLAELEDGALLLQTLQLSRVSFPIGQRLLGSKRKMSLNPIAKQIPQVVEACCKFIEEHGLKAVGIFTIEYSAQRVRKLREAFDQGLDVVLDDNQNVHDIAALLKEFFRDMKDSLLPDDLYMSFLLTATLKPQDQLSALQLLVYLMPPCHSDTLERLLKALHKITEHCEDSIGLDGQLVPGNRMTSTNLALVFGSALLKKGKFGKRESRKTKLGIDHYVASVNVVRAMIDNWDVLFQVPPHIQRQVAKRVWKSSPEALDFIRRRNLRRIQSARIKMEEDALLSDPVETSAEARAAVLGQSKPFDEEPEGPSHVQVILNPLGNLNPNLEQGPNFENHHNLGLAEVSHLNVIQNNEEIPEAGEIPGSSEEPAVPPGTARSHDDEEGAGNPPIPEQDRPLLRVPREKEAKSGIGYFFP
- the Arhgap36 gene encoding rho GTPase-activating protein 36 isoform X2, translating into MAWILDCLFASAFEPRPRRVSVLGGAPGHIPDRRMKMVSIHSLSELERLKLQETAYHELVARHFLSEFRPDRALPTDRPNTLEKWFLILRGQERDVSLKTFGIRLEEVLVNELTRRKHQELTARMQIEEATTGQAAGRRRRGNVVQRMFGRIRRFFSRRRNEPTLPREFTRRGRRGAVSVDSLAELEDGALLLQTLQLSRVSFPIGQRLLGSKRKMSLNPIAKQIPQVVEACCKFIEEHGLKAVGIFTIEYSAQRVRKLREAFDQGLDVVLDDNQNVHDIAALLKEFFRDMKDSLLPDDLYMSFLLTATLKPQDQLSALQLLVYLMPPCHSDTLERLLKALHKITEHCEDSIGLDGQLVPGNRMTSTNLALVFGSALLKKGKFGKRESRKTKLGIDHYVASVNVVRAMIDNWDVLFQVPPHIQRQVAKRVWKSSPEALDFIRRRNLRRIQSARIKMEEDALLSDPVETSAEARAAVLGQSKPFDEEPEGPSHVQVILNPLGNLNPNLEQGPNFENHHNLGLAEVSHLNVIQNNEEIPEAGEIPGSSEEPAVPPGTARSHDDEEGAGNPPIPEQDRPLLRVPREKEAKSGIGYFFP
- the Arhgap36 gene encoding rho GTPase-activating protein 36 isoform X1, with protein sequence MGGCIPFLKAARTRCPRIMPTLLLLSAFIFLVSVLGGAPGHIPDRRMKMVSIHSLSELERLKLQETAYHELVARHFLSEFRPDRALPTDRPNTLEKWFLILRGQERDVSLKTFGIRLEEVLVNELTRRKHQELTARMQIEEATTGQAAGRRRRGNVVQRMFGRIRRFFSRRRNEPTLPREFTRRGRRGAVSVDSLAELEDGALLLQTLQLSRVSFPIGQRLLGSKRKMSLNPIAKQIPQVVEACCKFIEEHGLKAVGIFTIEYSAQRVRKLREAFDQGLDVVLDDNQNVHDIAALLKEFFRDMKDSLLPDDLYMSFLLTATLKPQDQLSALQLLVYLMPPCHSDTLERLLKALHKITEHCEDSIGLDGQLVPGNRMTSTNLALVFGSALLKKGKFGKRESRKTKLGIDHYVASVNVVRAMIDNWDVLFQVPPHIQRQVAKRVWKSSPEALDFIRRRNLRRIQSARIKMEEDALLSDPVETSAEARAAVLGQSKPFDEEPEGPSHVQVILNPLGNLNPNLEQGPNFENHHNLGLAEVSHLNVIQNNEEIPEAGEIPGSSEEPAVPPGTARSHDDEEGAGNPPIPEQDRPLLRVPREKEAKSGIGYFFP
- the Arhgap36 gene encoding rho GTPase-activating protein 36 isoform X5; its protein translation is MAWILDCLFASAFEPRPRRVSVLGGAPGHIPDRRMKMVSIHSLSELERLKLQETAYHELVARHFLSEFRPDRALPTDRPNTLEKWFLILRGQERDVSLKTFGIRLEEVLVNELTRRKHQELTARMQIEEATTGQAAGRRRRGNVVQRMFGRIRRFFSRRRNEPTLPREFTRRGRRGAVSVDSLAELEDGALLLQTLQLSRVSFPIGQRLLGSKRKMSLNPIAKQIPQVVEACCKFIEEHGLKAVGIFTIEYSAQRVRKLREAFDQGLDVVLDDNQNVHDIAALLKEFFRDMKDSLLPDDLYMSFLLTATLKPQDQLSALQLLVYLMPPCHSDTLERLLKALHKITEHCEDSIGLDGQLVPGNRMTSTNLALVFGSALLKKGKFGKRESRKTKLGIDHYVASVNVVRAMIDNWDVLFQVPPHIQRQVAKRVWKSSPEALDFIRRRNLRRIQSARIKMEEDALLSDPVETSAEARAAVLGQSKPFDEGSSEEPAVPPGTARSHDDEEGAGNPPIPEQDRPLLRVPREKEAKSGIGYFFP